From a single Arachnia propionica genomic region:
- a CDS encoding DNA alkylation repair protein — MTSVQLVDEIRGALAAAGDPEKAVREQAYMKSTLPFHGVRLPEVRRITKSLLKKHPLTGRDQWERTIQKLWDEVTHREQWYAALEIAGYRDARDWQDLEALELYRYLATTGAWWDVVDEIASPLVENVVATIPEARAVVWTWATGDDLWLRRISIICQLQRKTSTDLELLSHSIDSNLEGSRHGSEFFIRKAIGWALRQHARIDPDWVKAFVETRASRLSGLSRREALKHL; from the coding sequence ATGACCTCCGTACAGCTCGTCGACGAGATCCGCGGCGCGCTCGCCGCTGCCGGCGACCCCGAGAAGGCTGTCCGGGAGCAGGCCTACATGAAGTCGACGCTGCCCTTTCACGGGGTACGGCTACCAGAGGTACGACGCATCACCAAGAGTCTGCTGAAGAAACATCCCCTGACTGGCCGCGATCAGTGGGAACGGACCATCCAGAAGCTGTGGGACGAGGTCACCCACCGGGAGCAATGGTACGCAGCACTGGAGATCGCGGGATACCGCGATGCCCGCGACTGGCAGGACCTTGAGGCCCTCGAGCTGTACCGCTACCTCGCCACAACCGGGGCGTGGTGGGATGTCGTCGACGAGATCGCCTCTCCCCTGGTGGAGAACGTGGTCGCGACCATCCCCGAGGCGCGGGCCGTGGTGTGGACCTGGGCCACGGGAGACGATCTGTGGTTGCGTCGCATCTCCATCATCTGCCAACTGCAACGCAAGACCTCCACCGACCTGGAACTACTCAGCCACTCCATCGACTCCAACCTGGAAGGGTCGCGACACGGCTCCGAGTTCTTCATCCGCAAGGCCATCGGTTGGGCGCTGCGGCAACACGCCCGCATCGATCCGGACTGGGTGAAGGCCTTCGTGGAGACGCGCGCATCACGGCTGAGCGGACTGAGCCGCCGGGAAGCCCTCAAACACCTGTGA
- a CDS encoding ABC transporter permease, with translation MKDHLYLRYSRNDLKRNWGINAALMAILILSAFLMATGCMVMERLLGGINQLFEEAKPPHFLQMHTGDYDTKALDDFAAAHPEIDSWFIEDMVGYDSSSLTWSRSSTSESGSLAASLIDNLFITQNKKFDHLLDGSGTAVEPGNGEVYVPVAYQDTFDLRVGDTLSIQTDTGPRDFTISGFVRDSQMASSLSSATRFVISPDDFAALESAGGGNSEIIVEYRLTDTSKASALQTAYDSGHSLPRNGPAVTFDMIRLINAFSDGLVAVALVFASLLLVVIALINLRFVIRGTMEDEVREIGVMRAIGLPARAITGLYLGKYSIMALLACVIGGLLGIFATNLLTTSIVKNYSASAPGPATILTPVIALALVYLLVVGICRGILRGIRRIEVVNALVRGSTLNDRQIARKAAGLARRARRTSLGAGRGSINRRLSLADLRAEMGQWILIPLVFFLTSLLLILPMNLLSTFSSPRFVTYMGAPESDIRADVQFSKEVEATRGKLVSALENDQRLTNIRTYANVLYETQGKEGWETLRVEVGDYSGNTVKFLTGSRPENGHIALSVLNAKKYNVKAGDTMAIRLDGKTSTVTVSGTYQDVTSGGHTAKMQGSVTEGAASYVIYANTAGGTDPAAIAAEYDSQYKHASVIPMQEYVKQTLSYVTDAFRSAALLSLVFGLAVAALITGLFLKLRLTRERHRMGVLSALGFSRNELISQVRFKTVLTVAAGTAVGTVFTATLGEGLISGLISLTGIGLTSLSFIPNPLLVYLGYPLLLITVGFLASVPLTAGLRRGGSSEWLTK, from the coding sequence ATGAAAGACCATTTGTACCTGCGGTATTCCCGCAACGATCTGAAAAGGAACTGGGGTATCAACGCGGCCCTCATGGCCATCCTGATCCTCAGCGCCTTCCTCATGGCAACCGGCTGCATGGTGATGGAACGCCTCCTCGGCGGCATCAACCAGCTCTTCGAGGAGGCCAAACCACCTCATTTCCTGCAGATGCACACCGGGGACTACGACACCAAGGCTCTCGACGACTTCGCAGCCGCACATCCCGAGATCGACTCGTGGTTCATCGAGGACATGGTGGGGTACGACTCCTCCTCTCTGACATGGTCCCGGTCTTCGACAAGTGAATCCGGAAGCCTGGCAGCGAGCCTCATTGACAACCTGTTCATCACGCAGAACAAGAAATTCGACCACCTGCTGGACGGCTCGGGCACCGCCGTGGAACCGGGCAACGGGGAGGTCTACGTCCCCGTTGCCTACCAGGACACGTTCGACCTCCGAGTCGGCGACACCCTTTCGATCCAGACGGACACAGGGCCCCGTGACTTCACGATCTCGGGTTTCGTCCGCGACTCCCAGATGGCCTCCTCACTGTCCTCCGCGACCCGGTTCGTCATCTCCCCCGACGACTTCGCCGCCCTCGAGTCCGCGGGCGGGGGAAATAGCGAGATCATCGTTGAGTACCGACTCACGGATACTTCCAAGGCCAGCGCCTTGCAGACGGCATACGACTCGGGTCACTCCCTTCCCCGCAACGGCCCAGCCGTCACGTTCGACATGATCCGCCTGATCAACGCGTTCAGCGACGGGCTCGTCGCGGTGGCGCTGGTCTTCGCCAGCCTCCTGCTGGTGGTGATCGCCCTGATCAACCTGCGTTTCGTCATCCGGGGAACCATGGAGGACGAGGTCCGCGAGATCGGTGTCATGCGAGCCATCGGGCTCCCCGCGCGAGCGATCACGGGGCTCTACCTGGGCAAGTACAGCATCATGGCGCTCCTGGCATGCGTCATCGGCGGGCTGCTCGGCATCTTCGCCACGAATTTGTTGACGACCAGCATCGTCAAGAACTACTCCGCTTCCGCTCCCGGACCGGCCACCATCCTGACACCCGTGATCGCCTTGGCGTTGGTGTATCTCCTCGTCGTCGGAATCTGCCGCGGCATCCTGCGCGGGATCCGCCGCATCGAGGTGGTGAATGCCCTGGTGCGCGGCAGCACCCTGAACGACCGGCAGATCGCGAGGAAAGCCGCTGGGCTGGCCCGCAGGGCGCGCCGCACCAGTCTGGGTGCGGGGCGAGGCAGCATCAACCGGCGCTTGTCTCTGGCGGATCTGCGCGCCGAGATGGGCCAGTGGATCCTCATTCCATTGGTGTTCTTCCTGACCTCGTTGCTGCTGATTCTTCCCATGAACCTGCTCAGCACCTTCTCCAGCCCGCGGTTCGTCACCTACATGGGGGCTCCCGAATCCGACATCCGCGCCGACGTGCAGTTCTCGAAAGAAGTCGAGGCCACACGTGGCAAGCTCGTGAGTGCGTTGGAGAATGACCAGCGCCTCACCAACATCCGGACCTACGCGAACGTCCTGTACGAAACCCAAGGGAAAGAAGGCTGGGAGACGCTGCGCGTGGAGGTCGGTGACTACTCGGGCAACACCGTGAAGTTCCTCACCGGCAGCCGCCCGGAAAACGGTCACATCGCACTGTCCGTGCTGAACGCGAAGAAATACAACGTCAAGGCCGGTGACACCATGGCCATCAGGCTCGACGGGAAAACGAGCACCGTCACGGTCTCGGGCACCTACCAAGACGTCACCAGCGGCGGACACACCGCCAAAATGCAGGGCTCCGTCACGGAGGGCGCCGCCAGCTACGTCATCTACGCCAACACGGCCGGGGGCACCGACCCCGCCGCGATCGCGGCGGAGTACGACTCCCAATACAAGCACGCGAGCGTCATCCCAATGCAGGAATACGTGAAGCAGACCCTGTCATACGTAACCGACGCGTTCCGCAGCGCCGCTCTGCTGTCTCTCGTCTTCGGCCTGGCCGTAGCGGCCCTGATCACCGGGTTGTTCCTGAAACTGCGACTCACCCGGGAACGCCACCGAATGGGTGTGCTGTCCGCGCTCGGGTTCTCCAGGAACGAACTCATCAGCCAGGTCCGGTTCAAGACGGTGCTCACCGTGGCGGCCGGCACCGCCGTCGGCACGGTGTTCACCGCCACCCTCGGGGAGGGGCTGATCAGCGGATTGATCTCGCTGACCGGCATCGGCCTGACCAGTCTGAGTTTCATCCCCAATCCGCTTCTGGTCTACCTCGGCTACCCCTTGCTCCTCATCACGGTTGGCTTCCTCGCCTCCGTGCCGCTCACCGCCGGGTTGCGCCGCGGCGGATCCAGCGAATGGCTCACCAAGTAA
- the rplI gene encoding 50S ribosomal protein L9 has protein sequence MKLILTSTVDKLGIAGDIVEVRNGYGRNYLVPQKKAIVWSRGAEKQIEGIKRARDAREVRGVEHAQELRTQIEELTIKVPARAAESGSLFGAVTAANVALAVKKAGGPAIDKRSVSFVKPVKTVGNHVASIKLHPAVTARVGFEVIPA, from the coding sequence ATGAAGCTCATCCTGACCAGCACCGTCGACAAGCTCGGCATCGCCGGCGATATCGTCGAGGTCCGCAACGGCTACGGTCGCAACTACCTCGTCCCTCAGAAAAAGGCCATTGTCTGGTCCCGGGGTGCTGAGAAGCAGATCGAGGGCATCAAGCGCGCCCGTGACGCCCGCGAGGTCCGTGGCGTCGAGCATGCGCAGGAGCTCCGCACCCAGATCGAGGAACTCACCATCAAGGTTCCGGCCCGCGCTGCGGAATCGGGTTCGCTGTTCGGCGCAGTTACCGCCGCGAACGTGGCCCTGGCCGTGAAGAAGGCCGGTGGCCCCGCCATCGACAAGCGGTCGGTGTCGTTCGTCAAGCCGGTCAAGACCGTCGGCAACCACGTCGCATCCATCAAGCTGCACCCCGCGGTCACCGCCCGGGTCGGTTTCGAGGTGATTCCTGCCTGA
- a CDS encoding ABC transporter ATP-binding protein — MPTITLDCTEITKTYTTTDPPTHVLHGVDLQVPEGEFLVIMGASGSGKSTLLYNISGMDRPTAGTVRLEGRELTGLSDKEMSRVRLTRMGFVFQQAYFLSNLTIRDNVLLPALKADPRRAGEAASRVDALLDRFGIGHVKQHGITEVSGGQLQRASICRALAGEPAIVFADEPTGALNSSMTTEVMDALSDVHSEGRTIVMVTHDPACAARADRVVYLRDGRLVDSRSMNRRHPAHATQREDDLLAWLRDLGF; from the coding sequence ATGCCAACCATCACGCTCGACTGCACTGAAATCACCAAGACCTACACCACCACCGACCCACCGACCCACGTTCTCCACGGGGTCGATCTCCAGGTGCCCGAAGGGGAATTCCTGGTCATCATGGGAGCTTCGGGATCCGGCAAGTCGACTCTGCTCTACAACATCAGTGGCATGGACCGGCCCACCGCAGGAACAGTGCGTCTCGAGGGGCGGGAACTGACCGGTCTCAGCGACAAGGAAATGAGCCGGGTTCGTCTGACCCGCATGGGTTTCGTGTTCCAACAGGCGTATTTCCTGTCCAATCTCACCATCCGCGACAACGTGCTGCTTCCCGCGCTCAAGGCCGACCCGAGAAGAGCCGGCGAAGCAGCCTCCCGGGTGGATGCGCTGCTCGACCGGTTCGGCATCGGGCACGTCAAGCAGCACGGGATCACGGAGGTCTCCGGTGGGCAGCTCCAGCGCGCCTCCATCTGCCGGGCGCTTGCCGGTGAACCGGCAATCGTGTTCGCCGACGAACCTACCGGAGCGCTGAACAGCTCCATGACAACCGAGGTCATGGACGCCCTGTCCGATGTCCACTCCGAGGGGCGGACCATCGTCATGGTCACCCACGACCCGGCGTGCGCGGCCCGCGCGGACCGGGTGGTGTATCTGAGAGACGGGCGGCTCGTGGACTCGCGTTCCATGAACCGCCGGCATCCTGCACATGCCACACAACGCGAGGATGACCTCCTGGCCTGGCTGCGCGACCTCGGTTTCTAG
- a CDS encoding carbon-nitrogen hydrolase family protein: MRFALAQLLSTVDPQENLAMVTAAARRATQGGADVMVCPEATMCSFLRTPTQVAETFDGPWASTVRRLAGDLGITIIAGMFTTAHDSRVHNTLVATGECEGRYDKIHLFDALGHRESETVAPGRRSTSIKIAGHSLGLAVCYDVRFPTHFINLALGGATVMVVCASWAPGPGKLHQWRTLVTARAMDSVSFVVAVDQALQGDGETPSGPTGIGHSMVVDPTGQVLLELDAEPDLAFIDIDPDKVVVTRKTLPVLDGNRLRSL; encoded by the coding sequence ATGCGTTTCGCCCTGGCACAGCTCCTTTCCACCGTCGATCCCCAGGAAAACCTGGCAATGGTCACCGCCGCGGCCCGCCGGGCCACCCAGGGCGGAGCCGATGTGATGGTGTGCCCAGAGGCCACCATGTGCTCCTTCCTCCGCACGCCCACTCAGGTCGCCGAGACCTTTGACGGGCCGTGGGCCTCGACCGTGCGCCGCTTGGCCGGCGACCTCGGGATCACCATCATTGCGGGCATGTTCACCACGGCACACGACAGCCGGGTGCACAACACGCTCGTGGCGACCGGCGAATGCGAGGGCCGCTACGACAAGATCCATCTTTTCGACGCTCTCGGACATCGCGAGTCAGAAACCGTCGCACCGGGACGACGGTCGACGTCGATCAAGATCGCCGGGCACAGTCTGGGGCTGGCCGTCTGCTACGACGTAAGGTTTCCCACCCATTTCATCAACTTGGCCTTGGGAGGAGCCACGGTCATGGTGGTGTGCGCTTCCTGGGCACCCGGTCCGGGGAAGCTGCACCAGTGGCGAACTCTGGTGACGGCCCGGGCGATGGATTCTGTATCTTTCGTGGTCGCCGTGGATCAGGCGCTTCAAGGCGACGGGGAAACCCCCAGCGGCCCGACGGGAATCGGCCACTCGATGGTGGTGGATCCCACCGGGCAGGTCCTGCTGGAGCTGGATGCGGAACCTGATCTGGCCTTTATCGATATCGATCCGGACAAGGTCGTCGTTACCCGGAAGACACTTCCAGTACTCGACGGGAACCGGCTGCGGTCGCTGTGA
- a CDS encoding PKD domain-containing protein, translating to MSANSMEDAKAKLDSSDACSTQAIGDDFLSVDYHLTKNNSLWPWGKDYTYECQITIRAQADFVGPQTDLVLMTMGGNDLGFSHLMTNCFGPKIPFVMDGAHAVKCRDDIAAAKNNLPNTLNKLKENIAQLITTRMTGSTTSKVMLLSYPLLSTDRAYVLNNDGIQFDASRGIRELGQLAVTEQKRVIGELEAMFPGRVKFVENTPAAFAGHEPDPRVFTKNDSRWINEFLETEGDYGSDNKVTGNFSKTPSDWYHPNLIGHREMSKLAQTASSTTSAQEIGARRGNVDMAFVVNTNSPLSSQIDQVRAAISSATDKVANETSSARFALITTDTTGQHRVAQPFTADTTTFLDAVATLDSAQTTAESTGDTTTSLGWRSGVRRTTVMIGAAKSMDEAQSTNIVPTADAGSTTQVLTIDTAAGASSQEASGSQAAEASTLTVTDGTELETAATAQISALLDAPVATLQGPYMGKIGEELELDARGSYAFDGQVVRFEWDFDGDGNYDETTATGSTSHAYTDTVNNGFAKVRVTDSNGRQSVASARLDVTQDGDTVPDEFDNCPTISNPQQEDLDHNGVGDACQESGTQQAEEPQGVEDPASSDPSASSSDPAEQPGTPASFAPGVPAQGRPMAPDHPGLPRTGA from the coding sequence GTGAGCGCCAACTCCATGGAGGATGCCAAGGCCAAACTCGATTCCTCCGACGCCTGCTCCACCCAAGCCATCGGTGACGACTTCCTGTCCGTCGATTACCACCTCACGAAGAACAACAGCCTGTGGCCCTGGGGCAAGGACTACACCTACGAGTGTCAGATAACGATCCGCGCACAGGCCGATTTCGTCGGCCCCCAAACCGATCTCGTCCTCATGACCATGGGCGGAAACGATCTTGGTTTCTCTCATCTGATGACCAACTGCTTCGGCCCCAAGATTCCCTTCGTCATGGATGGCGCCCACGCCGTGAAGTGTCGTGACGACATCGCCGCCGCCAAGAACAACCTCCCGAACACGTTGAACAAGCTCAAAGAAAACATCGCCCAGTTGATCACCACCCGGATGACAGGAAGCACGACCTCCAAGGTGATGCTCCTGAGTTATCCTCTTCTGTCCACAGACCGAGCCTACGTACTAAACAACGACGGCATCCAGTTCGACGCCTCGCGCGGCATCAGGGAACTCGGCCAGTTGGCGGTCACTGAACAGAAACGGGTCATCGGCGAACTCGAGGCCATGTTTCCCGGACGTGTGAAATTCGTCGAGAACACCCCGGCAGCCTTCGCCGGCCACGAACCCGACCCCCGGGTGTTCACGAAGAACGATTCCCGCTGGATCAACGAGTTCCTGGAAACCGAAGGGGATTACGGCTCCGACAACAAGGTCACAGGGAACTTCTCGAAGACCCCTTCAGACTGGTATCACCCGAATCTGATCGGACATCGCGAGATGTCAAAGCTCGCCCAGACCGCTTCCAGTACGACCAGCGCGCAGGAGATCGGTGCTCGTCGTGGAAACGTGGACATGGCCTTCGTCGTCAACACCAACAGTCCCCTCTCAAGCCAGATCGATCAGGTCCGGGCAGCCATCTCTTCCGCCACCGACAAGGTGGCCAACGAGACAAGTTCCGCACGCTTCGCGCTCATCACCACGGACACCACCGGACAGCACAGGGTGGCGCAGCCCTTCACCGCGGACACCACCACCTTTCTCGATGCAGTCGCGACACTGGATTCCGCCCAGACCACCGCAGAATCAACGGGTGACACCACCACATCACTGGGCTGGCGTTCCGGGGTACGTCGCACCACGGTCATGATTGGCGCCGCGAAATCTATGGATGAGGCCCAGTCCACGAACATTGTTCCCACGGCAGATGCGGGCTCCACCACACAGGTGCTGACCATCGACACCGCTGCCGGAGCATCGTCGCAGGAAGCCTCCGGAAGCCAGGCAGCCGAGGCCAGCACTTTGACGGTGACAGATGGCACCGAATTGGAGACCGCGGCCACCGCACAGATCAGCGCCCTGCTCGATGCCCCGGTCGCCACGCTTCAGGGACCCTACATGGGCAAGATCGGTGAGGAACTGGAACTCGATGCCCGCGGAAGCTACGCGTTCGACGGTCAGGTGGTCCGCTTCGAGTGGGACTTCGATGGGGATGGAAACTACGATGAGACGACCGCCACCGGTTCAACCAGCCATGCGTACACGGACACGGTGAACAATGGTTTCGCGAAGGTCCGAGTGACCGACAGCAACGGTCGGCAGTCCGTCGCATCCGCGCGCCTCGACGTCACCCAGGACGGCGACACCGTTCCGGATGAGTTCGACAACTGCCCGACGATCTCGAACCCCCAGCAGGAAGATCTCGACCACAACGGGGTTGGAGATGCCTGCCAAGAATCCGGCACGCAGCAAGCTGAGGAACCGCAGGGCGTGGAGGACCCCGCCTCCTCCGACCCATCCGCTTCCTCCTCCGACCCTGCAGAGCAGCCGGGCACACCGGCGTCCTTCGCTCCGGGGGTCCCTGCGCAGGGCAGACCCATGGCCCCGGACCACCCAGGTCTGCCCCGCACCGGCGCGTAG
- a CDS encoding PKD domain-containing protein, with protein sequence MRLRTWLVLGLVLLTLPPSVVPAHSDTEAPRILSIVHLGDSYSSGNGLSNHQGPPSCLRSSNTWGSLFASWANSQGVATSYQNRACSGGNIDDLFSPRALPQQSAKKVAADSIEEARARLEETDACSARAAGDDLLSVNHHLRESDGLLLWTRKYTYECQLTIRAQADFVGPQTDLVLLTAGGNELGFTDIIANCFGPRIPGALGGANGTKCREGVAATTSGLPEMLDRLKSQISRLLTERMTGNPASQVILLAYPLLSLDRPHLLPDGAVSFDVARGVRELGRAAIREQRRIIGELEKDFPGRVKFIEEIADAFDGHEPDPRVFTRNKHRWINEFLETSGDHGNAGGISGIRSGSSTDWYHPNLVGHRRIAALMQDPSNLISARSATETTDSPTATLQGPYVGKVGENLMLDARPSFSARGRITRFEWDFDDDGTFDATTSDGRVLRTYSKQISGYVRVRVTDDSGFQATASALLDITRDGDTIPDEFDNCPEQPNPMQDDLDGNGVGDSCQDPAEWGITAPPGSSEQPTAPPTEELPAPPLPRPPVLPASPGLPKTGN encoded by the coding sequence ATGCGACTCAGGACGTGGCTTGTTCTGGGACTCGTTCTTCTCACGCTGCCGCCATCAGTGGTGCCTGCGCATTCCGACACGGAGGCACCCCGGATCCTGTCCATCGTGCACCTCGGGGATTCCTACTCCTCGGGGAACGGCCTCAGCAATCACCAAGGTCCCCCTTCCTGCTTGCGCAGCAGCAACACCTGGGGTTCCCTCTTCGCGTCGTGGGCGAACTCCCAGGGCGTAGCCACCAGCTACCAGAACCGTGCCTGCTCCGGCGGAAACATCGATGATCTGTTCTCACCGCGGGCACTTCCCCAACAGTCCGCCAAGAAAGTGGCCGCCGATTCCATCGAGGAGGCCCGAGCCAGGTTGGAGGAAACCGACGCCTGCTCCGCCCGAGCGGCCGGCGACGACCTCCTGTCCGTCAACCACCACCTGCGGGAGAGCGATGGCCTGTTGCTGTGGACGAGGAAATACACCTACGAGTGCCAGCTGACCATTCGCGCCCAGGCTGATTTCGTGGGACCCCAGACGGATCTGGTGCTGCTGACCGCGGGTGGAAACGAGCTGGGATTCACCGACATCATCGCGAACTGTTTCGGACCTCGGATCCCCGGCGCACTGGGCGGAGCGAACGGGACGAAGTGCCGCGAGGGTGTGGCGGCGACCACGTCCGGACTTCCCGAGATGCTGGACCGGCTCAAGTCGCAGATCTCCCGGCTGCTCACGGAACGGATGACCGGAAACCCCGCGTCACAGGTGATCCTGCTGGCCTATCCCCTGCTGTCCTTGGACCGTCCCCACCTCCTGCCCGACGGGGCGGTGTCCTTCGACGTCGCCCGGGGGGTACGGGAACTGGGACGGGCCGCTATCAGGGAACAGCGAAGGATCATCGGCGAGCTGGAAAAGGACTTCCCCGGGCGCGTGAAATTCATCGAGGAGATCGCAGATGCCTTCGACGGGCACGAACCGGACCCGCGAGTGTTCACCAGGAACAAGCACCGCTGGATCAACGAGTTCCTGGAAACCTCGGGTGACCACGGCAATGCTGGGGGGATCAGCGGAATCCGGTCTGGTTCCAGCACCGACTGGTACCACCCGAACCTGGTAGGACATCGCCGGATCGCAGCGCTCATGCAGGATCCGTCGAATCTGATCAGCGCACGTTCCGCCACGGAGACAACCGACTCCCCCACCGCAACACTGCAGGGCCCGTACGTGGGAAAGGTCGGTGAGAACCTGATGCTGGATGCCCGCCCCAGCTTCTCAGCCCGGGGACGAATCACCCGATTCGAGTGGGACTTCGACGACGACGGTACCTTTGACGCGACAACCAGCGACGGACGCGTCCTGCGCACCTACTCAAAACAGATCAGCGGGTACGTCCGAGTCAGGGTCACCGACGACTCAGGTTTCCAAGCAACAGCATCCGCGCTGCTGGACATCACCCGGGACGGCGACACCATCCCCGACGAGTTCGACAACTGCCCTGAGCAGCCCAACCCGATGCAGGATGACCTCGACGGCAACGGCGTCGGGGATTCCTGCCAGGACCCCGCAGAGTGGGGAATCACCGCACCTCCGGGAAGCAGTGAACAGCCGACCGCACCCCCGACCGAGGAGCTGCCCGCTCCGCCTCTACCCCGGCCACCGGTTCTCCCGGCATCGCCCGGCCTACCCAAGACCGGAAACTAG
- a CDS encoding bifunctional metallophosphatase/5'-nucleotidase, which translates to MSRLTLLATTDVHGTVLNWDYYRDQSWTGEAEAGLAQLSTVVERIRAERGAETVALVDNGDTIQGNPLCTFFARHEPGTESLVHPLAAAFNVMGYDAVNIGNHEFNYGLDFLYSFEQQLDPLLLGANVVDSDSGLPVFPAFASVTRHLDGREIRIGVLGLTTPGAMIWDRQQLAGKVDVTDMVAAASHWVPRLREEFLFDMVVVLCHAGIGQTTYATNADAPAENPAREIAEQVPGIDVMVIGHTHRDEPEQWVTCRATGRPVLLTQPRAHAAGLTETVIEAEHDGDSWRIEVLGATPHRARGEVPDPRVLDAVAEAHEATRAHVNRQVAVSPRELSTSDSRWHATGAIDFIQRVQAATVAEALASGQYATLPVISLTAPTSRTAVIPQGPVSIRDLASLYVFDNTLAAVLLTGTELRAHLEHAARYYADLPHGQRFDPATMTSVERDGQTIWDYQYDIAWGVDYEINLNEPVGRRITDLRHPGGEPVPDADRFAVALNHYRLSGAGGYRQVANAPVLYNDMVDIRQLLIDWALAHGIDIPEAQNWRLVHDGSSQ; encoded by the coding sequence ATGTCGCGACTCACGTTGCTGGCCACCACGGACGTTCACGGCACCGTCCTGAACTGGGACTACTATCGCGACCAGTCCTGGACCGGTGAAGCAGAGGCCGGGCTGGCCCAGCTGTCCACAGTTGTGGAACGCATCAGGGCCGAACGCGGGGCAGAGACCGTGGCGTTGGTGGACAATGGCGACACCATCCAGGGCAACCCTTTGTGCACCTTCTTCGCTCGACACGAGCCCGGGACCGAAAGCCTGGTTCACCCGCTCGCGGCGGCGTTCAACGTCATGGGCTACGACGCGGTCAACATCGGAAACCACGAGTTCAACTACGGCCTTGATTTCCTCTACTCCTTCGAGCAGCAGCTCGACCCGCTGCTGCTCGGGGCCAACGTCGTCGATTCCGATTCGGGACTGCCGGTGTTCCCAGCCTTTGCGTCTGTGACCCGCCACCTCGATGGGCGGGAGATCCGGATCGGGGTGCTCGGCCTGACCACGCCGGGAGCGATGATCTGGGACCGCCAGCAGCTCGCAGGGAAAGTGGACGTCACCGACATGGTCGCCGCCGCATCCCACTGGGTGCCGAGGCTGCGTGAGGAATTCCTGTTCGACATGGTGGTCGTCCTGTGTCACGCGGGGATCGGGCAGACCACCTATGCCACAAACGCCGACGCGCCTGCCGAGAATCCGGCCCGGGAGATCGCGGAGCAGGTACCGGGTATCGACGTCATGGTCATCGGACACACGCACCGCGACGAACCTGAGCAGTGGGTGACCTGCCGTGCCACGGGCCGCCCGGTCCTGCTCACTCAGCCGAGGGCCCACGCCGCAGGGCTGACGGAGACCGTCATCGAAGCCGAGCACGACGGCGATTCCTGGCGCATCGAGGTGCTGGGCGCCACCCCCCACCGCGCCCGAGGGGAGGTGCCCGACCCGCGGGTGCTCGACGCCGTCGCCGAGGCCCACGAGGCCACTCGTGCACACGTGAACCGGCAGGTCGCGGTGTCCCCGCGTGAACTCAGCACCTCCGACTCCCGGTGGCATGCCACCGGGGCCATCGACTTCATCCAGCGCGTCCAGGCCGCTACCGTCGCCGAGGCGCTGGCCAGCGGGCAGTACGCGACCCTGCCCGTGATCAGCCTCACCGCGCCCACGTCACGGACCGCCGTCATCCCGCAAGGGCCGGTCAGCATCCGCGATCTCGCCAGCCTCTACGTCTTCGACAACACCCTCGCCGCGGTCCTGCTGACCGGTACTGAGCTGCGTGCACACCTGGAACACGCCGCCCGTTACTACGCAGACCTGCCACACGGCCAGCGTTTCGACCCCGCCACCATGACCAGCGTCGAACGCGACGGCCAGACCATCTGGGACTACCAGTACGACATCGCATGGGGTGTCGACTACGAGATCAACCTGAATGAACCGGTCGGGAGGCGCATCACGGATCTGCGCCACCCCGGGGGCGAACCGGTTCCCGATGCTGATCGGTTCGCAGTTGCCCTGAATCACTATCGACTCAGCGGAGCAGGTGGCTACCGGCAGGTCGCGAACGCCCCCGTCCTTTACAACGACATGGTGGACATTCGTCAGCTCCTCATCGACTGGGCCCTGGCGCACGGCATCGACATCCCAGAGGCGCAGAACTGGCGTCTCGTCCATGACGGCTCGTCTCAGTAA
- a CDS encoding beta-ketoacyl synthase N-terminal-like domain-containing protein, with product MTETDFITGMGMVSLLGATTDEFERNLLQGRHGIVPLPKERKEGLTVQVYAPAAGRRCWEPGWP from the coding sequence ATGACCGAAACCGACTTCATCACCGGTATGGGTATGGTGAGCCTCCTCGGCGCCACCACTGACGAGTTCGAGAGAAACCTACTCCAGGGACGCCACGGCATTGTTCCCCTCCCCAAGGAACGAAAAGAAGGCCTGACCGTTCAGGTTTACGCTCCCGCGGCGGGGCGGAGATGCTGGGAACCCGGCTGGCCTTGA